From the genome of Penaeus monodon isolate SGIC_2016 chromosome 16, NSTDA_Pmon_1, whole genome shotgun sequence, one region includes:
- the LOC119582788 gene encoding mitochondrial fission 1 protein-like, with the protein MEDVLSEVCSSEDLKVFEKKYNDELVKGEVSSTTQFEYACFLVRSRYPADIQRGVVLLEELYKRPDEIGKRDYVFYLAIGNARLKEYQTALNYLKGLLRVEPGNRQVQELETVIKKKMEKDAMKGAAIAGGAILGVGALIGLGMALAKK; encoded by the exons gTCTTTGAAAAGAAGTACAATGATGAATTAGTGAAAGGCGAAGTCTCTAGCACTACTCAGTTTGAGTACGCCTGCTTCCTTGTTCGTAGCAG ATACCCGGCAGACATCCAGCGAGGTGTGGTTCTCCTGGAGGAGCTCTACAAAAGACCAGATGAAATCGGCAAACGAGATTATGTGTTCTACCTTGCAATTGGGAATGCTCGTTTGAAG GAATACCAGACTGCTCTTAACTATTTGAAGGGTCTGCTTCGAGTCGAGCCTGGCAACAGACAAGTTCAGGAGCTGGAAacagtaattaagaaaaaaatggaaaaag ATGCCATGAAGGGAGCTGCCATTGCTGGAGGAGCAATACTGGGTGTAGGGGCCCTGATAGGTCTAGGAATGGCCCTTgccaagaaataa